The Hemiscyllium ocellatum isolate sHemOce1 chromosome 28, sHemOce1.pat.X.cur, whole genome shotgun sequence genome includes the window cacatctttgtgactgtgggaggaaaccggagcacccggaggaaacccacgcagacacggggagaacgtgcaaactgttACTTTTAAGTAACCTTTGTTAATAAAATGTTAACAACGTTCTGGGCTATCACTAATCTTTCCACATTGCATATTTCTTTTCAATTGTTTTTCTCTAAATTATTCAGCTAGCCAAAGACCCTTCTTGGAACCTTTCCTTCTTAAATGGAGTAACTGTTGGGAATTAGGAAATATCTTCTTAAATGCCTGCCACTGCTTCTCAATCATCTTACTCCACATTAGCCACCTCTATTTTCATAAAGAGCTATAAGACTAAACCATTAGCTTCAGATCCAAATTCCTTCTGCTCAAACGGAATGTTAATTCCTATTTTGTTATATTCAATCTTATCTAGAGGATCCTTTGCCATGAGGTGATTATTTAATCCTGTCTCATTCCAAGAAAACACTCTCAAATATACCCTATGAACTAATTTTACAGGCTACTTTTGTCAATTTCATTGATCTAATCCAAATTTAAACTTTACCACATTAATTGTGAAATCTCTCTTACAGTTATTCATCGCTTCATATTCCTTCCTTTAGTGTAATTATGAAGGGAAGATATTCCCAATAGTTACTTGCTTTTTCTGTTATTTCATATCTCTGCTGAAACTGATCTTACATGTTGATTCTCTGAAACAAATCATTTTTCACAATCACGCTGCGTTATTAATAGAGACACTCCACCTTATTTTCTTCCTGTCTTTCCAAAAGAAACCCCTTTATATCCAGAACTTAGCTGTGGTCACATTGCAAACATGTCTCTATATTGGGGATCATATCATACTTATTAATTTCTAATCATTCTATCAACACATTTGTCTTGTTTAAAATGCTGTACACATTCAGACTGAGATGCTTTAATTCCTTGCTTTTTGCAATTTTAACTAGTTTGACCTGTTTATGCTGTCTCTTAGATCATCTTTGTCCAACTCATAAAAAATGTAACAAAAATAAGAGAGATTAAATCTAATGAGTTCTTTGCATTGTCAAATTTccttaaaagaaaaatatttgttttgaaCGTATTGTTTTCCAGCAGCCATAACAAACTTCTCAAAAAATTCATTCACCAGACCACAGTAACAAGCACTCACTTCTCACTCCAAGAAGGATTCCTGATGCACAGCCCCCAATGAAATAATTCAATGGATCATCTTCTGTTCCTCTTATTTGTGAAGTAAGGCAGGTCGTTACTCCAAAAATTGCACCAAGTGCAGCTAAAAAGCAAATGGATATTAGGGCTTATTATATTGCTCAAAAGACAGATTTCAAAATATAATGTGGTAATTGCTAATTACAAGGTTTTTGATCAAACAATACCTGATAAGAATAGTCCAGAATTCAATCTATTGAAAAGGAAGATTGAGGATATACTGAACACAACCTGATTTCTTTATGCAGATGCCAAACAAAATTAATAATGTAAAAAGCAGTGGGTCCACAAAATTCTAGGACAGTAAATACTGCATGATAATCATGCAATGACTCTAGATAATGCAGGCTTAACTGTCAAGTTTTTTTTCTAACTGTGCAGGATAAAGAATGGTCATCTGTTGGAACAGGAGTCTCCCTAATCATTATGGCATCATGTATTTTAATTTGATCAATTTTTTTGTCTTATTATTTTAATGTAATTGTTACAAATGTAATTTATATTCATTTCTAACCATGTCTTTTTATCTTACTTTCTTGGTAGACTTAAATAATCTAGATCTATTTTACATATTAGTGTTACTTAATAAAATGAAACACTTAATGAAGTCCATCTTTGACCTATGGTAGTTTTGGAGGTCATGCTAAATCTACACAAGGTACTGGTCAGACCACACGTGGAACACTGTGAACGGTTTTGGACCAGTTATCGAAAGCAAGTTACAATTGCATTAggttgatcccaggtatggaAAAGAGTGAGGGGAGGCTGGATTGAAATACGCAACTGTCAGAgagcttgacaggatagatgcgaAAAAGCTATTTCCCCCTGAAGGACAGTCTCAGAGCAGAGGGCAAACTCAGAGTGAAGGGTTGCTCATTCAGGCAGAAGttaggaatatattttctctctctctctctctatctcatgtGCTAGATCTGTAAAATTCTTTACTGCTGAGGGTTGTCAAGGCTAGGTCAGAGTAcagtcaaggctgagataaacaaaTTCCGATTGTTTAAGgtagtcaagggttatggggataaagcaAGAAAGTGGAATTGGGGATTATCAGGTCAACCAtgctctcattgaatggtagaaatCACCTATGAgttggcctacttctgctcataTATCTTATGGACTTGTGTCAGAGAGCTCAAACACATCCTGTTTTTCCACTTTCTCCTTGGACCTCAATATTACTCTCCTCCATTAAACTAATAAAGTAATCTTCATCGActcaaagaatcacagaatccctacagtttggaaatagACCAATTGGCctgacccactcagacccaccacTACtatcctatccctataaccctgcattccccatgactaacccacctagcctgcaaatccctggacactctgggtaatttagcattgccaatccaccgaacctgtgcatctttggattgtgggaggaaaccagaagtcctggaggacacccatgcagacactgggagaatgtgcaaatgccgtATAGATGTTCGTCCGAGGCCAGGTCCCCagcgctgagccaccatgctgccccaccatgctgccccaaatcaATCTCATTTTGTTCCAACACCTAATTATACTACTTCACCTCAACAATCTGAAATACTAGCAGCAACAACTAGTCTCTTTACTGCAAAACCACTTCAAAGGTCTTCCCACTAACATTAGAAAAGAATGGGGATGTTGATTATGATTGCATGGTGCCAATATAATTCACcgttcttcagatactgaagcagttcatgcccACAGTCAGCAAGACCTGAATAAAATTGAAGCTCGGGCTGATAAGAGGTAAGCAACATTCAGTCAAATGCTATGAATATCTCCAAAATAGATAATCTATCACTTTCATTTGACATTCACTGCTATCAACTCATGAGGTTACCATCTTACTGAAACTGAATGAAAAAGCTACTTAAATCCTGAAGCTACAAGAGCAAGTTTGAGGCTGGGAATTcttcagtgagtaactcacctccagactTCATCAAATTCTGTCATTATCTCTAAAGATTCAAGTCACAAGTTGCGTTGGAATATTTTCCATTTGTCTAGAGGAaagcagctccaataacacaagAAGCAAAACCAAAGCAGTATGCTTGATAAGCATGCCACACCACCTTAAATAGTCCCTTGATACTCCCTTGACAtaagtagcagcagtgtttaccatctGCAAGCTGCACTGAGGCAGCTGACCAGGCTTCTtcaaagcaccttccaaatcaaAACTCTAACACCTAGAAGGACTAGGACAACATATGCAAGGGAATGCcataacctgcaagtttatcttcagTCACAGACAATCCTGATTATTAGAATTATAAAATTTTtctttcactgggtcaaaattctggaaactCCCTCCTATATTTAACAGAAGATACGTTCCAATAGTTTAAGACCATGGCTTACCACCACCTTAAGACAATGAGAAATACGAACAGAAGTAGGCCGTTTgacccctcaagcttgctctgccacaCTGATCTGACACACCTTACccacaagttttgagaagatttgtagctcaggttgaggttctggatgtaggtttgctcgctgagctggaaggttcattttcagacgtttcgtcaccctgctaggtgacatcttcagtgggcctccaggcaaagcactgctgatgattcctgctttcataggaaatgatatcaccaacccaaagatacccaaacatataaatagaaaattgaagatgttacctagtagggtgacgaaatgtctggaaatgaaccttccagctcaacgaacaAACCTACGTCCACTCCTTACCCACTTTTCAGTCTTTTCTTCATAATGTTCGATTCCCTCCTCTCtttcaatcttaaatatacacacCTTCgaaaggataattagggatgagcaataattgcTGTTTGTCAAAGCCATATATAAAAAATTTCCACATCTCCTTTACACCTGTTGTCATCATCTCCTTTGTTTGCATAACAGTACTTGCCATTTTAACATACAAACAGTTCCCTTGCTGTTACACTGTCTAAAATCGTACTCATATTGGTCATATTATTCTGGTTTAGGTTTATAAGAATTCAGCAAGATTACTGAAGTGCTCCAAAAGGAGAATGATTCATAAGCCACTTCCAAAATGTTCAAACAGCACACAATATATTACATTCATTTCTCTTTCTTAATACTTCACTCCCACTGGTACTTTTATACTTAAAGTAAAATTTATGCTTAACGTTTCCTTTGCTGTGCTATCAGTGCCCCAGAGCAGGCCACATTGATCCTAGCATTTCAGAACCCTATAGAATGCCAATGCCTCTTAAGAATTCATGCTGCCAAATAGAACTACATTCCCCAGAATCATAAGCATCCACAGTACGGAAGTAAAACAATAAAAGTACTTGATGAAGACAGATTCTCCTGAGAAACAATGAATAAGAAAAATTTCTTTGAAAATAACAAACATACTGGGTTATACCATACACATTGCCTCCTTACCCATAGTTAGGGTGCCACTGGTTGCTGTACGCACTGCCTCAACAACATTTTTAGGTGGCAATGCAACAATATGATAGGCTGAGCCAACGAGACCTGGAGAAGAGAACAAAATCACATCAAAATTGCACACTGTTGAAAATAACCATTATTAACAAAAATTTTCACTTAAATGTTCTCTACCACAAACAATTCCCAAATGTTACCCACAAACTTGAGTAACGAGATCCAAAACAGGATTGTTCTGAAGATTTCTTTGTTTCAAACACAAATAATCACATAGCTAAGTGAAAAATCTAACTTAAAAAAAGTGTATTTCATCTAATCAACTCATATACATGCATGAAAGTTCAAGAGCTCGGTGTAAGATTTATGTCTTAAActtaaataaaggcaattacaaacGTACGAAAATAGTTCAAATAGTAaagtggttttaaaaaaaatatcaaCAGCACACATCCAAGAAGTTTCATAACTCGCAAAGATATGTTCCTTTGAAAAAATGGTAAACCAAGAAAGTTACAGATACTATCAAATTGAAAAAAGTACAAAACGCAATGCTGTCATAGTTGGCGCAGTAGGCCAGAACATTGGGAAAACTTCAGATACAGCAAAGGATGCCTTAAAGAAAAGAGAAATCAGCAAGAATTAGAAACTGAAAAGAGCAGCTAAAGTAAGCATTTGACCCTAATAAGGAAGGGACTACAAAATTATTGATGgataacaaggaaatggcagaaactTTGACCAAGTATTTTATGTCTGTCTTCACAGTAGAAATTACAAAAGCAACTCAAGAATACTAGAAAATCAAGATTTAAAATGGAAGGAGGAAGTACAATTTTGTTATAATCATTCAAGAAAATGTATGAGGAAATAATAGAAACTAAAGGCTGACAAATTCCCAAATCTGATAGCCTACATCCTAATGTTTTTTAGAAAAAGAGGCTGCAAAGATAGCGAATGTGTTGTTTGCAATCTTGTAAAATTCTAAACATTTTGCCATGCATAGTGGACAACTGGAGTTTGGAAAACCCAagactggaaaaccacagcatatatattcaagaaagcctggagacagaaagcaggcaaCTACAAGCCAGTTATTCAAAAGTCTGCTATTGAGAATTCAATATTAAGGGAGCAGTaggcaggacatttagaaaaatcAAGATACAAATCATGCATAGTCAGTGAAAAGAAAATTCTCTTTGCCTAATTTATTAGCAAACAGGTGGATAAAGAAGTATCAGCAGATGCAGTGtaattggatttccaaaagacactcAATAAAAAGTACCACACAAAAAGTTACTAAGAAAGAAGCTCATGGTGGGTAGGGCTGATGTAGTAGTATGACTAAAGgtttggttaactaacaggaaacaaCAGTTTTGTTTAAATGGCAATTTTGCAGTTgaaaaactggaaaaaaaaacaggagggtCAAAGTAATCAGGACTGATAACCTCAACTATTTATCATCAATATCTAAAATTTATATAAAAAGGAACCAAATGCATTGTAACATCACCAAAATTAACTACAAGACAGGTCAGAAAGCTAGTGTGGGGAAGACACAAAGAGTTTGCAaagagatatagacaggttatGTGACTGAGCAAAAAGCCAGCAAGTAGAATATATAGTGTAAAAATATGAGGTTGTCTACTTTGATGAGAATAGGGGAGCAGAAAGGACAGGGACTGTAGAAGGCAGTGGAAGAGAGGGAGTTGGATGTCTTTGTACATGGTTATCACACAGAATCAATAACGAGGACAGATTTGTTGGCTATTGAAAGATGATTGTCTAGTCTGAATGAAGCTGAAACAATGAACAAGCAATCTAACAATACAATGTCAACAGACCACTCAAAAGCTCAGAGGAAAGAGCTGGGTGCTATTAATAGAAATATGGAAGCAGGCTGCAacgaaatgtccatattacagaggaggaagtgctggatgtcttgaaaagggtaaaggtggataaatccccaggacctgatcaggtataccctagaactctgttggaagctagagaagtgattgttgggcctcttgctgagatatttgtatcattgatagtcacaggtgaggagccggaagactggagtttggccaacgtggtgccactgtttaagaagggtggtaaggacaagctagggaactatagactatatcggtggtgggcaagttgttggagggaatcctgagggacaggatgtacatgtatttggaaaggcaaggactgattaggggtagtcaacatggttttgtgcgtgggaaatgatgtctcacaaacttgattgagttttttgaagaagtaacaaacaggattgatgagggtagagcagtagaagtgatctatatggacttcagtaaggtgttcaacaaggttcccccatggcagactgattagcaaagttagatctcacggaatacagggagaactagccatttggatacagaactggctctaaggtagaagacagcgggtggtggtggagggttgtttttcagactagaggcctgtgaccagtggagtgccacaaggatcggtgctgggtcctctactttttgtcatttacataaatgacttgaatgtgagCATAcgactttgcagatgacaccaaaattgaaggtgtagtggacagcgaagagggttacctcagattacaacaggatcttgaccagatgggctaatgggctgagaagtggtaatggagtttaattcagataaatgcgaggtgctgcattttgggaaagcaaatcttagcaggacttatacacttaatggtaaggtcctggggagtgttgctgaacaaagagaccttggagtgcaggttcacagctccttgaaagtgaagtcacaggtagatagaatagtgaagaaggcttttggtatgctttcctttattggtcagagtattgagttcaggagttgggaggctgcacaggcattggttaggccactgttggaatatcgcatgcaattctgatctccttcctattggaacaatgtcagaaaagattttcaaggatgatgccagagttggaggatttgagctatagggggaggctgaacaggctggggctgttttccctggagcgtcagaggctgaggggtgatcttatagaggtttacaaaattatgaggggcatggttacggtaaatagacagtctttccCCTgcgttcggggagtccagaactatagggcataggtttagggtgagaggggaagaatataaaagagacctaaagagcaacgttttcacacagagggtgttacatttatggaatgagctgccagaggaagtagtggaggcttgtacaattgcaacatttaagaggcatttggatgggtatctgaataggaattgtttggagggataggagttggatgctggcaggtgggactagattgggttgggatatctgatcggcatggacgggttggacctagggtctgtttccatgctgtacatctctatgactctaagccttGTTGCCAGGAGCTACCACTAAGTTGTTATGTCAaaaggatggggtgggggcaaCATTAAGAGCCTAACAGTGCAGGATCAGGAAGAAAAGCAATTACGAAGAATGATCTGTCTTGTGGGAATAGACAAAAGGGGAACCAAGGGACTCTAATCTGATTAAGCTAGAGAAGGATGCTTTGATGAAGCATGTCATAGGCCACTGAGGTTAACGGTTATTGCACATGGGCCACCGCAAACATCACTTCAACATTATTTGTGGCACTAGTCGTAATCTCTGCTATTCCTAGCATCACTCATCAACTCAAAAGAATCAGGCAAAGAAAGGCAATGTCATTTTCGCACTGACCTGGGCTCTCAATTGTTGTGTTTTGGATGAGAGGCAGAAAGAGCAAAACAGGTCCAAGCTTAGATGTACAGGACAATACGGGTTGAAAGAAAAGAGGGGACAAAAACAAGTACAAAAAAAATACAAGGTTTAAGATGAAAAAATTTGTGCATAAGAATACGTGAGGCTAGAGATTGGTTTTATTCACTGTCACAGATGAACGAATCAAGTGAATCACCCATGAGAACATGCTTATAAAATCTAAAATGGAAACCATTTTGTTCTCATGCATCAAAAGAAAGAATATACAGTATAGGGAATCTGGGGAGAGGGTAAAGGAGTGGCAGAACATGATTTGCTCCTCTGACAGGCCAGCATACAACCAATGGGTCAAGTGGCCTTCTTCCATGTTCAATGATTGTATGATTGTGTTTTTAAACATTAAAGAGCCAGCAAGTGTCCTGCTTATTTCCAAGGATAAGTGGAactgatggcctagtggtattaccactagattattaatccagagacccaagcatTGTTCTGGGAACCTCAAATCCCCTCATTGcaaatggtgagatttgaattcaatagaaatctgaaattaagtctATTGATGATcgtgaaatcattgtcaattgttagaaaaatccatctagttcaccaaTGCCCTTGAGCAAAGGAAACtctcatccttacctggcctggcctacatgtgattccagacccacagcaatgtggttgactctaaatgctctctggtcaattagggatggacaataaatactgatctaGCCAGCAGTGCCCATGTTCCAGGAACGAATTGGAAAAAGAATGATACAGTCCACAAGAGGCCACTTCTGGAGGGAAAAGATGTGCTGTGATGTCACTGGGTTAGCAATTCAGTAGTACAGGCAAGCACTTTGAGAATGACAGTTTAATTCACATATTTAAACACAATTAAACCTGAAATATGACTACACTCACTAGTAATAACCATGAATTTAATTACTGATTGCTGTAAATGTCCTTGAGGGAACAAAATATGTCACTTTACTTGGATTGGCTAACACGGACTCCAGACCAACAAGAGTGTGGACTTTTAACTGTTCTCTGAATTGGACAAGCAAGCAACActtcaagggtaactagagatgggcacCAAACACTGGACTGGCCTATGACATCTatagcaacatccacatcccatggaaTAATTAAAACATTGGCCCAATGTGCTTGTGCCATCCAATCTCATCTCCTTTTAGGCCTGCAACACTCTTAACCTGTCCTAGGCCTAGGTTCAAGTACCACCGCTCTACACATGATACACATCTGATCAGGTTGATTATAAGTATATATCTTTTCCTTTACGAGTTACTATTCAATCTGCTTGCAGTGTGTCTTCAGGCAGTGCCCGCCATACCATCCCGACGCTGTGTATGTACATGAAATAAAATACCCAGTAACCCCCTGGCCCTCTGTAAAGGTTAAAGTCTCAGCTGGTGGATGGAGCTCGTCCCTCTGTTTCCGCAAACAGTGAATCCTCCCGGGTCCCAGCACTCACCGAGGCCTGCCCCAGCCTGTGCAGCGGCCCATGTTTTGGTGGGACAGTGCTCGCCATCGGCCGAGTCCCAGTAGCCCATCACCGAGCGCCTCAAGGACACCGTCactggggggggaggtgggggaaacAAGTCAGATATCGCGAGAGGACGGCGGGGCCGGGAGCATGTGACCGACGGGGCGCAGGCGCGATGAGCTCGCGCTCGGGATGTGATGGcggcgggagtgtgtgtgtgtgcgcgcgcgcgagcCGGTGCATCTCTGTGGAGGATTGTCTGGTCTGGAGGTCAATCCGGGGGCGCGGGGGGAAATGACGGAGATATACTGGATGAGTGTTAAAATGAGGCTGAAGGTCGGTGTGGGGGatcaacacagaaaatgctggcgaaactcagcagcaaggtaaaaacaaggactgcagatgctgggaaccagagtctagattagagtgggtcaggcagcatccaaggagcaggaggttcgACAGCagcacactttcagctctgatctccagcatctgcagtcctcactttctcctctagatcagagcggtgctggaaaagcacagcaggtcaggcagcatctgaggagcaggaaaatcgacgattcgggcaaaagcccttcaacaggagcagagacctcggatgctgcctgacctgctgtgcttttccagcacctctctaaccTCGGCTCTAGCAGCATCCGTGGGGAAAGCTGCAGAGTTTACGTGTCGAGGATTTCCTGTCCCCGTGGTCTGCCAGACCTGTTTCTATAGTAATTTCTATTTTAATGTGTTTATTTCAGGTTTTCAGCATCCTTACTATTCCGCTTTTATTTAAGTGCGGGATTCATGAGTAGCAGAGCATTAGAATAGGCAAGGTTAGAGGTAATACAGGCATTGCAGCATTCGAGAGGGTAAAAAAAGCAGGAATACAAATTATGCTCAAACGTGAAAGTACTGGAGCTCCTTTTCGAAATATCAATCAGCTTAGTatgtgtcatagagatatacagcacggaaacagactcttcagttcaactcgtccatgcctaccagatatcccaacctgccagcaccccacaAGTTTTACTTTCCATCTTTCTGTTTGGGTAACAGATGAATTGGGACTGGCATGCTAGCAAGGTTGTGATAGGTAGTCTTGGTTATAGGGTCAAATCTCAGGTCAGGGTTAAATGGGTTGAGAAGGTCTTAGTGTACTCATGgggagaggtggaacaagtgTATTGGGAATGTCTTCAGTGTTTAATTGGAACAAAAATTTCTACTCATCCAATATTGTTTGTCAGATAAGCACTGTGATAAATGGCACTGCAGCAGTCTGAGAGTATTGCTGATGAGGTATGAGTGTCAAAAGTAAACCTGTAAATACATGATTGTATTGTGTCACTAAAGGGTGGCATTGAGACAAGATCCAGAAACAAATCAAAATTGGCTACTGATATCCCAGTGCTTAATCTAATGTGTGTATTCTCACATTTAATCTGTACACGGGCAGTTACTTTGCTGTATTGTTTGTTGAATTTTATCATGATGTTCAGAGGCAGAGGAATGTGCTTCAGCCCCCGATTCTGAATACAAAGGTGAAATAACTTTCGGATGCTTCAAAAGAAAACTAGACTTTTATTGACTGAAGCCATCTGTAAGTGACAGTTCTGTTGTCAGGAAATTAAATTCACAGACCGATTAGATATTTTATTCTCTGTACTTGTGTGAAAAATACCTATGTGTTTCAACTCAATAGGTACCAAATGTAATAATGAGTGATGTTCAGTTTGAAGTTGTATATGtaatcaaagagagagagagtaatcaagttttttttaattttacataTCACAGATACTGATCCCACTGTGTAAACTTTTGTTTATTCATATATATTGCAAATAAAACTATTTAATTCTTTTGTAAGAATGCTTATCAAGCCTAAGTTCATAATGTAGCATGCAATACACTCCAACAATTGGGGTATGAAGCAAGTGTTCTTTGTTCCAATACCAACGCTGTGCTTACCATTCATTTAGATATTGGGCAGCAAAAAACTGTCTGGATTACAGGGCACAGATCCATTTGCGGAGATAACCAATGATTCAGATGTCTTATGTACAACTTCCAGAATTGTGACAGTTAAGGAAATGCaacaaccaatttgcacacagtgaAATTTCTAACACTAAATGACCTGAATAAGAAGTTCACTTGTTTTTGCAGATGTTAATTGGTGGAGAGGGAGATTTTAGCTATTATACTGATAAAATTCCAAATGGTATTACAGAATTTTTAAATATCCATCCAAAAAATGCAAGCAAGGTTGGGGTTTAATGATAAAGCAGCCCATTCTCAACCCATCTTGAGATTTCAAATAGGTTGCATGTTTTGTGATATTATCATTTTATATATCTGAACTGTTGTCTTCTCACTTTCAAGGTTATGCAATAGTAAATCAATAAAGCTTTTTTACATTTATAAGATACTAGATGAGTCAACTCAGTTACAAGCATTAGAGCTTGCATTTGAATAAGCTTACAttagtgggttttgagaagatttgtagctcaggttgaggttctgcatgtagctttgctcactgagctgcaaggtttgttttcag containing:
- the ndufa11 gene encoding NADH dehydrogenase [ubiquinone] 1 alpha subcomplex subunit 11 gives rise to the protein MGYWDSADGEHCPTKTWAAAQAGAGLGLVGSAYHIVALPPKNVVEAVRTATSGTLTMAALGAIFGVTTCLTSQIRGTEDDPLNYFIGGCASGILLGVRTHSYMTGTSACLGLGTLAALTKMGTMEGWRLSGPPKL